The Zalophus californianus isolate mZalCal1 chromosome 7, mZalCal1.pri.v2, whole genome shotgun sequence genome includes a region encoding these proteins:
- the TAAR6 gene encoding LOW QUALITY PROTEIN: trace amine-associated receptor 6 (The sequence of the model RefSeq protein was modified relative to this genomic sequence to represent the inferred CDS: inserted 4 bases in 3 codons; deleted 1 base in 1 codon; substituted 1 base at 1 genomic stop codon) produces the protein MSTDSSPPAAEQLCYQNVSRSCLKAPCSPGPWLMLYTLFGSGAXAVFGNLLVVISILHFXQLPSPTNVLASLAGADFLEGGVTVMLFSMVRSVESCWYFGPSFCTFHTCCDVAFCYSSLFHLFFISIDRYLAVTDPLVSPSKFTVSVSGICVSISWILPLVHSGAVFYTGVYDDGLEELSSALNCVGGCQTVLNQNWVLIDCLSFFIPILIMVILYSNIFLVARXQAKKIEHTGGKTELSSDSYKSRVAXRERKATKTLGITVVVFMISRLPYSIDSLINTYIGFITPAYIYEICCWCAYHNSAMNPLIYALFYPWFKKAIKVIVSGWIFKDSSATVNLFSEQM, from the exons ATGAGCACCGACTCATCCCCCCCTGCCGCCGAGCAGCTCTGCTACCAGAACGTGAGCAGATCCTGCCTGAAAGCTCCCTGCTCGCCTGGCCCCTGGCTGATGCTCTACACGCTGTTTGGCTCTGGGG GTGCCGTGTTTGGAAACCTCCTGGTGGTGATTTCCATCCTGCATT AACAGCTGCCCTCTCCCACCAATGTTCTGGCCTCTCTGGCCGGTGCTGACTTCCTGGAGGGTGGGGTGACCGTCATGCTCTTCAGCATGGTCAGGTCCGTGGAGAGCTGCTGGTACTTTGGGCCAAGTTTCTGTACCTTCCACACGTGCTGCGATGTGGCCTTTTGTTACTCTTCTCTCTTCCACTTGTTCTTCATCTCCATCGACAGGTACCTTGCTGTTACTGACCCTCTGGTCTCTCCTAGCAAGTTCACGGTGTCTGTGTCAGGGATATGCGTCAGCATCTCCTGGATCCTGCCCCTTGTACACAGTGGTGCCGTGTTCTACACAGGTGTCTATGATGATGGGCTGGAGGAA TTATCTAGTGCCCTCAACTGTGTAGGTGGTTGTCAGACAGTTTTAAATCAAAACTGGGTGTTGATAGATTGTCTATCCTTCTTTATACCCATCCTTATTATGGTAATTCTctatagcaatatttttcttgtGGCAAGATGACAAGCTAAAAAGATTGAACATACTGGAGGCAAAACAGAATTGTCATCAGACAGTTACAAATCCAGAGTGGC GAGAGAGAGAAAAGCCACTAAAACCCTGGGCATCACAGTGGTAGTATTTATGATTTCCCGGTTACCATATAGTATTGACTCattaattaatacatatataGGCTTCATAACCCCTGCCTATATTTATGAGATTTGCTGTTGGTGTGCTTATCATAATTCAGCCATGAACCCTTtgatttatgctttattttacCCATGGTTCAAGAAAGCCATCAAAGTTATTGTGAGTGGTTGGATTTTCAAGGACAGTTCAGCCACCGTGAATTTGTTCTCTGAACAAATGTAA